A genomic window from Glycine max cultivar Williams 82 chromosome 17, Glycine_max_v4.0, whole genome shotgun sequence includes:
- the LOC100803395 gene encoding transcription factor TCP12 produces MYSSNTFLNGNDLISYPNQPFCFRPFSFESNPTYNFSKEEANSNYALPPPPPPPPLSFFQSPFDENIFLEHHHHDLLLLHQYSLTDSGVSKNLEVVAEISPIPCPEQGGIAMEHTPRKRSSKRDRHSKINTARGLRDRRMRLSLEVAKRFFGLQDMLGFDKASKTVEWLLNQAKGEIKQLAREKTSVVGGGGKSASSTSECEGVSSLDEVAVSTGGVNNEEQERETVPNMMKRRKSKVCRKSAFNAIDKESREKARERARERTREKMRTRRVLVSDASNLNRLSSWNPFETVEDSAGTTHHPSLDVHLHEADQEPISSHNVKEHNLGEDMAHEDNSLALMNKWSPTMLFNSLHNSGILQEHQFAEFQSLGKQWEAYSNQI; encoded by the exons ATGTATTCCTCAAATACCTTCCTCAACGGCAATGACCTAATCTCGTACCCTAACCAACCATTTTGCTTTAGGCCTTTTTCCTTTGAAAGCAACCCaacttataatttttcaaaagaagaagCCAATTCCAATTACGCccttcctcctcctccacctccTCCTCCTTTGTCCTTTTTCCAATCTCCCTTTGACGAAAATATCTTCCTAGAACACCACCACCATGACTTGCTCCTACTTCATCAGTACTCTCTGACTGACTCTGGAGTATCAAAAAACCTTGAAGTTGTGGCCGAAATCTCGCCAATTCCTTGCCCTGAACAAGGTGGAATTGCGATGGAGCACACTCCAAGAAAGAGATCCAGCAAGAGAGACCGCCACAGCAAGATCAACACCGCGAGAGGCCTCAGGGATCGAAGAATGAGGCTGTCCCTCGAAGTCGCGAAGCGGTTTTTCGGGTTGCAAGACATGCTAGGCTTTGACAAGGCCAGCAAAACCGTGGAGTGGTTACTGAACCAAGCAAAGGGTGAAATCAAACAACTTGCAAGGGAAAAAACAAgtgttgttggtggtggtggcaaGAGTGCATCATCAACTTCGGAATGCGAAGGGGTGTCTAGCTTGGACGAGGTTGCAGTGAGTACTGGAGGAGTTAATAACGAGGAGCAAGAGAGGGAGACAGTACCAAACAtgatgaagagaagaaaaagtaagGTTTGTAGAAAGAGTGCATTCAATGCTATTGATAAGGAATCGAGGGAAAAGGCAAGAGAAAGGGCAAGGGAAAGAACAAGAGAGAAGATGAGAACTCGGAGAGTACTTGTTTCTGATGCATCAAACCTGAACCGTTTGAGTTCTTGGAACCCCTTTGAAACGGTTGAAGACTCTGCGGGTACTACACATCATCCCTCCTTGGATGTGCACCTTCATGAGGCTGATCAAGAACCAATTAGTTCTCACAACGTGAAGGAGCATAATTTGGGAGAGGACATGGCGCATGAAGATAATTCTTTGGCGCTCATGAACAAGTGGAGCCCAACTATGTTGTTCAATTCTCTTCACAACTCAGGAATCCTTCAGGAA CATCAATTCGCAGAATTTCAGTCCTTGGGGAAACAATGGGAAGCCTACAGCAATCAAATCTGA
- the LOC106796621 gene encoding uncharacterized protein — protein MKRHEFLWEPYTATVMSMLPPICLVGSMSWCAVVPLICFHVVEWHQPDRVLRQFGMQQPIPESPSQPWNVHGLTLKGKMDENWFQLLAPFISQWNNRAEFRVDVYARQEGLLSFNSDYMVWYRRKTKMFIDPNNANTATLGEVTETLQYMVSPQGRNTWTVDDLVPYVEKLAILSQEQERITEPVRGHGMYYTPPTFAQYPSQMYQYPFEGHDTDMSASEHSFGGVAETQPHFSWPTMTPSQQHDAPMATPNAPLGQQWDVPGAIPPMGDLLGVDLRHEFSAEAEEQGRRQRARRNPDRQARRWDRPCGTSHC, from the exons atgaaacgacatgag TTTCTGTGGGAGCCTTACACAGCAACTGTTATGTCGATGTTGCCTCCCATTTGTTTGGTTGGCAGTATGTCGTGGTGCGCAGTGGTGCCActcatttgtttccatgttgtagagtggcaccaaccggatagagtgttgcgacaatttggaatgcaacaacctattccgGAGTCTCCTTCGCAACCATGGAATGTCCACGGGCTAACACTGAAAGGCAAAATGGATGAAAATTGGTTCCAGCTGTTGGCCCCATTTATCAGTCAGTGGAATAATCGAGCTGAGTTTAGGGTCGACGTTTATGCTCGACAAGAgggcctattgagttttaactcggattacatggtgtggtataggcgcaaaacaaaaatgtttatcgacccaaacaatgcaaacacggctacattg GGTGAAGTTACCGAGACATTGCAGTATATGGTGTCACCCCAAGGGCGAAAcacatggacagttgatgatctcgtgccatATGTGGAAAAGTTAGCGATTTTATCCCAAGAGCAAGAGAGGATCACTGAGCCTGTG CGTggtcatggaatgtattacacgccaccaACATTTGCTCAGTATCCTtcgcagatgtatcagtatcctttcgAGGGCCATGACACTGATATGTCTGCAAGCGAACATTCGTTTGGTGGTGTTGCCGAAACACagcctcatttttcatggccgacCATGACCCCTTCGCAGCAACATGATGCCCCAATGGcaacacctaatgccccatTAGGTCAGCAATGGGATGTACCTGGAGCAATCCCTCCTATGGGTgatttattaggtgttgatttgcgtcacgAGTTTTCTGCAGAGGCTGAGGAACAAGGGCGGAGACAGCGCGCAAGAAGAAATCCGGATCGTCAAGCCCGAAggtgggatcgaccatgtggcacatcccATTGCtga